In one window of Bemisia tabaci chromosome 4, PGI_BMITA_v3 DNA:
- the LOC109031271 gene encoding uncharacterized protein isoform X1, with the protein MWTVRRNSKVVQESIFGAPISGKGGINAPLIVVSNRLPFVLHRNKDGTLERKQSAGGLVTAVAPVVIDYKGVWIGWSGLYDMKPDEKIPESHPDDRAPTAGLLSSQIIPVNVDENEFEAYYNGCCNGTFWPLFHSMPDRAVFQADTWKAYCRVNDLFAKATLDALRRILKELDEEGKTETLPVVWIHDYQLFTAATTIRQVCDEENLRCKLGFFLHIPFPSWDIMRLFPWDDQILQGILANDFVGFHIEDYCLNFIDCCCRRLGCRVDRSGMLVELAGRTIHVKALPIGIPYERFVQLAEAAPVSIKDTESVKVILGVDRLDYTKGLVHRILAFERLLEKYPQYIEKVTLLQVSVPSRTIVREYRQLKDEMDQMIGRINGRFSKPNWSPIRYIYGTISQEQLAALYRDAAVALVTPLRDGMNLVAKEYVACQIRDPGVLILSPFAGAGGMMHEALVVNPYEINDCAEVIHRALHMPLEERELRMIQLRHREEIWDVNHWMNSFLASMGALDDEDKDPLTTKTLQLTLDDFDMYLHGHIDRICKLSLILDYDGTLTHLTSHPDLAVMSDETKRVLERLTNMPDVNISVISGRSLENVKKMVGIENVTYAGSHGLEILHPDGTKFIHPVPHEYAEKLRELMRSLQDEVCREGAWIENKGLLLTFHYRETPLNMRDDIVNKATELFKAAGFEPHIGQLAIEAKPPVKWDQGRASIHILRTMYGVDWSERVRVIYAGNEDAMLALQGIAITFRVDSSPTVKTAADYRLAGPDAVLTMLRWVEKQMNKREPRIAKSPRLARSSVGQKKQQQQSLECIHSQMSFEEESENKQKKTMARNSSGQRPTPPAALVNGGTAKK; encoded by the exons GTGCTCCCATCTCCGGGAAAGGAGGAATTAACGCACCTCTCATTGTGGTGTCCAACCGACTGCCATTCGTCCTACACAGAAACAAAGATGGAACCCTTGAGAGGAAACAAAG TGCCGGCGGTCTGGTTACAGCGGTGGCTCCAGTAGTCATCGACTACAAGGGTGTCTGGATTGGTTGGTCCGGCCTCTACGACATGAAACCGGACGAAAAGATACCAGAGTCTCACCCAGATGATCGTGCCCCAACTGCGGGTCTTCTTTCTAGTCAG ATTATTCCAGTGAATGTAGACGAAAACGAGTTCGAAGCTTATTACAATGGATGTTGTAACGGAACGTTTTGGCCTCTGTTTCACTCTATGCCCGACAGAGCCGTGTTTCAAGCAGATACTTGGAAG GCATACTGCAGAGTGAACGACTTATTCGCGAAAGCAACCCTGGACGCTTTGAGGCGAATCTTGAAGGAGCTTGACGAGGAGGGAAAAACTGAGACTCTGCCCGTAGTTTGGATCCATGACTACCAACTTTTCACCGCGGCCACAACCATCCGTCAG GTTTGTGATGAAGAGAATTTGCGGTGCAAACTCGGCTTTTTCTTGCACATTCCTTTCCCATCCTGGGATATCATGAGGCTCTTCCCCTGGGACGACCAAATTCTGCAGGGAATATTGG CGAACGACTTCGTTGGTTTCCACATTGAGGACTACTGCCTTAACTTCATCGACTGCTGCTGCCGGCGGCTGGGCTGCCGCGTGGACCGGAGCGGGATGCTCGTGGAGTTGGCCGGGCGGACGATCCACGTCAAAGCGCTGCCCATCGGGATCCCGTACGAGCGCTTCGTCCAGCTCGCCGAAGCCGCCCCCGTCTCCATCAAGGACACAGAATCCGTCAAGGTCATCCTCGGGGTCGACCGTCTGGACTACACCAAAG GTCTAGTGCACCGAATCTTGGCGTTCGAGCGTCTTTTGGAGAAGTACCCTCAATACATCGAGAAGGTGACACTGCTCCAGGTCTCGGTGCCATCGCGGACGATCGTGCGGGAGTACCGTCAGCTGAAGGACGAGATGGACCAGATGATCGGGCGGATCAACGGGCGCTTCTCCAAGCCGAACTGGTCGCCGATCCGTTACATCTACGGCACCATCAGCCAGGAGCAGCTGGCCGCCCTCTACCGGGACGCCGCCGTCGCCCTCGTCACCCCGCTCCGTGACGGCATGAACCTCGTCGCCAAAGAGTACGTCGCCTGCCAGATCCGCGACCCCGGCGTCCTCATCCTCTCCCCCTTCGCCGGCGCCGGCGGCATGATGCACGAGGCCCTCGTCGTCAACCCCTACGAGATCAACGACTGCGCCGAGGTCATCCACCGCGCCCTCCACATGCCCCTCGAGGAACGTGAGCTCCGCATGATCCAACTCCGCCATCGTGAGGAGATCTGGGACGTGAACCACTGGATGAACTCCTTCCTCGCTTCCATGGGCGCCCTCGACGACGAAGATAAAGATCCCTTGACCACGAAAACCCTCCAACTCACCCTCGACGATTTCGACATGTACCTCCACGGCCACATCGACCGAATCTGCAAGCTCAGCCTCATCCTCGACTACGACGGTACCCTCACCCACCTGACCTCCCATCCTGACTTGGCCGTCATGTCCGACGAAACGAAGCGCGTCCTCGAGCGGCTCACCAACATGCCCGACGTGAACATCTCCGTCATCTCCGGGCGAAGCCTCGAGAACGTCAAGAAGATGGTCGGCATCGAGAACGTGACCTACGCCGGTTCCCACGGTCTGGAGATCCTCCACCCGGACGGCACCAAGTTCATCCACCCGGTGCCGCACGAGTACGCGGAGAAACTGCGCGAGCTCATGCGTTCCCTCCAGGACGAGGTCTGTCGCGAGGGGGCCTGGATCGAGAACAAGGGCCTCCTCCTCACATTCCACTACCGAGAGACCCCGCTCAACATGCGCGACGACATCGTCAACAAGGCGACGGAGCTGTTCAAGGCGGCCGGCTTCGAGCCGCACATCGGGCAGTTGGCCATCGAGGCCAAGCCCCCGGTCAAGTGGGACCAAGGCCGGGCCTCCATCCACATCCTGCGCACCATGTACGGTGTCGACTGGTCAGAGCGGGTCCGGGTTATCTACGCTGGTAACGAAGACGCCATGCTCGCTCTCCAGGGTATCGCCATCACCTTCCGAGTGGATTCCTCGCCCACGGTCAAGACGGCGGCCGATTACCGTCTCGCTGGACCCGATGCTGTTCTGACCATGCTGCGCTGGGTCGAGAAGCAGATGAACAAACGAGAGCCCCGCATTGCCAAGTCCCCGCGGTTGGCCCGCTCTTCCGTCGGGCAGAAGAAACAGCAGCAACAGTCCCTGGAGTGCATCCACTCGCAGATGTCCTTTGAGGAGGAGTCGGAGAACAAGCAGAAGAAGACGATGGCGCGGAACAGCAGCGGTCAGAGGCCCACCCCGCCGGCCGCCCTGGTCAATGGCGGCACCGCGAAGAAATGA
- the LOC109031271 gene encoding uncharacterized protein isoform X2 translates to MSFKYKLSRPGAPISGKGGINAPLIVVSNRLPFVLHRNKDGTLERKQSAGGLVTAVAPVVIDYKGVWIGWSGLYDMKPDEKIPESHPDDRAPTAGLLSSQIIPVNVDENEFEAYYNGCCNGTFWPLFHSMPDRAVFQADTWKAYCRVNDLFAKATLDALRRILKELDEEGKTETLPVVWIHDYQLFTAATTIRQVCDEENLRCKLGFFLHIPFPSWDIMRLFPWDDQILQGILANDFVGFHIEDYCLNFIDCCCRRLGCRVDRSGMLVELAGRTIHVKALPIGIPYERFVQLAEAAPVSIKDTESVKVILGVDRLDYTKGLVHRILAFERLLEKYPQYIEKVTLLQVSVPSRTIVREYRQLKDEMDQMIGRINGRFSKPNWSPIRYIYGTISQEQLAALYRDAAVALVTPLRDGMNLVAKEYVACQIRDPGVLILSPFAGAGGMMHEALVVNPYEINDCAEVIHRALHMPLEERELRMIQLRHREEIWDVNHWMNSFLASMGALDDEDKDPLTTKTLQLTLDDFDMYLHGHIDRICKLSLILDYDGTLTHLTSHPDLAVMSDETKRVLERLTNMPDVNISVISGRSLENVKKMVGIENVTYAGSHGLEILHPDGTKFIHPVPHEYAEKLRELMRSLQDEVCREGAWIENKGLLLTFHYRETPLNMRDDIVNKATELFKAAGFEPHIGQLAIEAKPPVKWDQGRASIHILRTMYGVDWSERVRVIYAGNEDAMLALQGIAITFRVDSSPTVKTAADYRLAGPDAVLTMLRWVEKQMNKREPRIAKSPRLARSSVGQKKQQQQSLECIHSQMSFEEESENKQKKTMARNSSGQRPTPPAALVNGGTAKK, encoded by the exons ATGTCGTTCAAGTACAAGCTTTCCCGCCCAG GTGCTCCCATCTCCGGGAAAGGAGGAATTAACGCACCTCTCATTGTGGTGTCCAACCGACTGCCATTCGTCCTACACAGAAACAAAGATGGAACCCTTGAGAGGAAACAAAG TGCCGGCGGTCTGGTTACAGCGGTGGCTCCAGTAGTCATCGACTACAAGGGTGTCTGGATTGGTTGGTCCGGCCTCTACGACATGAAACCGGACGAAAAGATACCAGAGTCTCACCCAGATGATCGTGCCCCAACTGCGGGTCTTCTTTCTAGTCAG ATTATTCCAGTGAATGTAGACGAAAACGAGTTCGAAGCTTATTACAATGGATGTTGTAACGGAACGTTTTGGCCTCTGTTTCACTCTATGCCCGACAGAGCCGTGTTTCAAGCAGATACTTGGAAG GCATACTGCAGAGTGAACGACTTATTCGCGAAAGCAACCCTGGACGCTTTGAGGCGAATCTTGAAGGAGCTTGACGAGGAGGGAAAAACTGAGACTCTGCCCGTAGTTTGGATCCATGACTACCAACTTTTCACCGCGGCCACAACCATCCGTCAG GTTTGTGATGAAGAGAATTTGCGGTGCAAACTCGGCTTTTTCTTGCACATTCCTTTCCCATCCTGGGATATCATGAGGCTCTTCCCCTGGGACGACCAAATTCTGCAGGGAATATTGG CGAACGACTTCGTTGGTTTCCACATTGAGGACTACTGCCTTAACTTCATCGACTGCTGCTGCCGGCGGCTGGGCTGCCGCGTGGACCGGAGCGGGATGCTCGTGGAGTTGGCCGGGCGGACGATCCACGTCAAAGCGCTGCCCATCGGGATCCCGTACGAGCGCTTCGTCCAGCTCGCCGAAGCCGCCCCCGTCTCCATCAAGGACACAGAATCCGTCAAGGTCATCCTCGGGGTCGACCGTCTGGACTACACCAAAG GTCTAGTGCACCGAATCTTGGCGTTCGAGCGTCTTTTGGAGAAGTACCCTCAATACATCGAGAAGGTGACACTGCTCCAGGTCTCGGTGCCATCGCGGACGATCGTGCGGGAGTACCGTCAGCTGAAGGACGAGATGGACCAGATGATCGGGCGGATCAACGGGCGCTTCTCCAAGCCGAACTGGTCGCCGATCCGTTACATCTACGGCACCATCAGCCAGGAGCAGCTGGCCGCCCTCTACCGGGACGCCGCCGTCGCCCTCGTCACCCCGCTCCGTGACGGCATGAACCTCGTCGCCAAAGAGTACGTCGCCTGCCAGATCCGCGACCCCGGCGTCCTCATCCTCTCCCCCTTCGCCGGCGCCGGCGGCATGATGCACGAGGCCCTCGTCGTCAACCCCTACGAGATCAACGACTGCGCCGAGGTCATCCACCGCGCCCTCCACATGCCCCTCGAGGAACGTGAGCTCCGCATGATCCAACTCCGCCATCGTGAGGAGATCTGGGACGTGAACCACTGGATGAACTCCTTCCTCGCTTCCATGGGCGCCCTCGACGACGAAGATAAAGATCCCTTGACCACGAAAACCCTCCAACTCACCCTCGACGATTTCGACATGTACCTCCACGGCCACATCGACCGAATCTGCAAGCTCAGCCTCATCCTCGACTACGACGGTACCCTCACCCACCTGACCTCCCATCCTGACTTGGCCGTCATGTCCGACGAAACGAAGCGCGTCCTCGAGCGGCTCACCAACATGCCCGACGTGAACATCTCCGTCATCTCCGGGCGAAGCCTCGAGAACGTCAAGAAGATGGTCGGCATCGAGAACGTGACCTACGCCGGTTCCCACGGTCTGGAGATCCTCCACCCGGACGGCACCAAGTTCATCCACCCGGTGCCGCACGAGTACGCGGAGAAACTGCGCGAGCTCATGCGTTCCCTCCAGGACGAGGTCTGTCGCGAGGGGGCCTGGATCGAGAACAAGGGCCTCCTCCTCACATTCCACTACCGAGAGACCCCGCTCAACATGCGCGACGACATCGTCAACAAGGCGACGGAGCTGTTCAAGGCGGCCGGCTTCGAGCCGCACATCGGGCAGTTGGCCATCGAGGCCAAGCCCCCGGTCAAGTGGGACCAAGGCCGGGCCTCCATCCACATCCTGCGCACCATGTACGGTGTCGACTGGTCAGAGCGGGTCCGGGTTATCTACGCTGGTAACGAAGACGCCATGCTCGCTCTCCAGGGTATCGCCATCACCTTCCGAGTGGATTCCTCGCCCACGGTCAAGACGGCGGCCGATTACCGTCTCGCTGGACCCGATGCTGTTCTGACCATGCTGCGCTGGGTCGAGAAGCAGATGAACAAACGAGAGCCCCGCATTGCCAAGTCCCCGCGGTTGGCCCGCTCTTCCGTCGGGCAGAAGAAACAGCAGCAACAGTCCCTGGAGTGCATCCACTCGCAGATGTCCTTTGAGGAGGAGTCGGAGAACAAGCAGAAGAAGACGATGGCGCGGAACAGCAGCGGTCAGAGGCCCACCCCGCCGGCCGCCCTGGTCAATGGCGGCACCGCGAAGAAATGA